atCACAAATCCAACAAGaacaattaaagaaaaagtgtaaaattcAACAAGAAGAATtaaagcaaaagtgtaaaattcaacaaaattatgCCAAATTTtcgaacaaaaaaaataggACAAAGTTACTTACTTGAAGATTTTCGCAGAGGGAAGTGATTGAAGATGAGTAAGAAAATAGTAAAGGAACAAGAACTTTACAATTGCAAACAAATAGCTGCTTGGGCGAAGAAGATGAATGGGGGTCTTCGAAACTGTGAGTGAGAAAGAAGATGGGGAAttataggagagagaaaatattttaaataaggaAATAAAAGTGGATCAGTTTTTTCGACGGGAAAAAGCAAATGATAACGGAATACTTAACCCCAACtgttacttggtactcttttgaaaaggaaattttttgttaggtattgtttggaaattttttttttattaggtatttttttgaaaaaaaaattttattaggtactttttgacactttttcctaaaattaattaattaattaattgacttGATTATGCACTTGAAATAAAAGGTTGGAGCAAATAAACATAAAGACGCTTAGCAGTGCAGCAAAGATAATAGGGACAACATTTTGTGTGGGAGGTGCAATTTGCATGGCGTTGTTGAGAGGTCCTAAGCTTTTTATTAGTAGTCTCCAGCTACCCCAATCCAACTCTCAATTGCTGCAGTTTTTAGGTGTTGACAACACCTGGTTGCTTGGTTGCTTATGTCTCTTTGCAAGTAGCTGTTGTTGGTCTTTGTGGCTTATTTTACAGGTATTTCACTTTTCATTTACATACCTTATGCCTAATTTGTAtgtttttttgtaataatttcaCTTCAAATCATTCAAATGAAACATCTCAATTTCTCCAAAGTATAAAGTTTATATAACATACCATGGGTTATAAACATCGACTTATTATATGTACACTATACATAAAGTCTATCAAGACGTGTTATGCTAACAAACCATCATGGACTCATGGGCTCGTGTGGACAAGCGTACGATCACCAGTAAGCTCGTATGTACAAGCTCATATAAAATGGAGATTACAATAATTAgcttatatgttatatatataacttattttacaaaaatatttgtTCTTCGTATACATGATCTTAAAATtactaagatttttttttttcaaactgtTAATAGATgtcatttttataaataatttattaggtttttttaaaaaatcatctAACTGTCATATTTAAATAAGCAGGTTCCAGCTACAGCACGTTACCCTGACCACCTATCTCTTTCAGCTTGGATGTGTTTCCTATCAATGTTGCAAAGTGGTACAATTGCTCTATTCATGGAGCCAGATCCTGCTTCTTGGAATTTGACTTCCAGTCTTGAACTCACTTGTTGCTTTTTCTCGGTATATATGCTAGCATTATAATCATTTTtgcatcatttattattttaattcgtcacatttaatttgcatatattatttttatttttgcatatttttttatttgttatcattattcacttttttttaaataaactctCATTTCTCTTTGATTCAATTCTAATGGGACAGAGGGACCTAGTATACAGTTTACTATCTCTACACCCTCATCATcgttataatcatcatcatcatacccaatattcCACTTGAAAGTAGGGTCTGGGTGAAGAAAAATGACGGACAATTCATATCCATACTCTATTTACAGGAAGGACTAGAAAAAAGCGGTCGATTTTACCCCAAAACAGTATACATACCCTAAGTTTGCTTAATCTTTTACACTTTTCTTAATCCTTGTGCCATCTTCCTAAAAACAATATCGACGGAGGAGCAGTAGGGACAGGTTTGGGGATGTGTGGGGTGCCAACCGCACCGAGGCCCTAAAGCTAAAGGGCatcatataaaaaattcatattgaaatgagttattaataaaatagagTAGTTGGTTGCATACTTTCTTTACATATTAATGGTTCATAGGATTAAAACATATTGATTACATTTTTTGctcatctttttttatttattttcaaagtaaTTCTTTTAACTCTTAAACATCTTCTGATCTTAAATCATTTAATTTGCATTCAGTCATTAAACATTAATAATCTCCAACTTACTTcataaaacatataatcaatattttatttcttgatttttcaattctttaaTCTTTTACACTTTTCTATTGTATTTCATCAACACATTACTTTTTTTATCTTCCTTGTTAAAATTATAgatgaaatttttaatttaagttattattacaaaattaatattaatgtagTTAGAAATTGTGTTGAGTTCTTATATTGTCCTTTACAATATAATTgtgtttagtttttaatttatagtttaaaaaaaaatctccttttttaataataaaggatcccaaatttaaaatttatagaaCATAAATGGAGCCTCAAAATACTTTGAGATATTAGTAACTTCCTTATATAGCTCACTCCTATCCCTAATTGAAAAGGTTTTACTTAAACTAATTGTATGATGATTTGTCTTAAATGTAGGGAGTTTTGGGATCAGGGGTTCAATTCTTTGTTCAATCTTGGTGTATCTCACGAAGAGGTCCATTCTACGCTGCTATGTTTACTCCTTTAGCCACCGTCTTAACCACTGTTTTTGCTTGTATATTCCTTCACGAACAACTTTATGTTGGCAggtaattacattatttatttactaCTTCTTAATCTCCTTTGTAGTTCAATTACTTACAAtaataatcagtaaaaatctattttaattagtaaaaatcaaatataaccagtttaaaatcaattacaatccGTAATCAATTGCGATTAATAAAAGCCAGTTTTAATCAGTAaaatttagttttaattattaattaaaaatcaattataatcaaTTTCAGTTACAATTAGTTTCAATTAGTAAAAATTTGTTGTACTAAACAGGACCGTCTCCTTTTTTGTTCAATTGGACTTTCTTATCAAGAGTTTTTTGAGCGAggaaaaattgtattttatattgTATACTCTTTAagttcttttttattcttctcatttactttttgcacagttttcaaagtaaattttgagcttTAGCATTTCTAAAtacacatcataaaaaattataaaaaatatataataaaaaagtatacattaaaacgaatttaaaaagatatcacatggatatattttatcatttatatatattttaaaaatcttaattaaatttttttcttcaaaataaaatattctaaacgaGAAAAATATTAGGAAACGAGTGAAATATATTAAAACGTTTAATCGTGCACATTTATCGAGTAacataaatttaactttttgtttatttttttttttactcagtTTACTGGGTGCTACAGCAGTGATCATAGGCTTATATGTTGTACTATGGGGTAAATCTCAAGAATTGAAGAGCAAATTGGATCCTATTTCGGCAACTTATCCTGTAAAAATGCCTCATGAAGAGATAAATGAtcaaattgatttggaacaaccattattaacaaataatagtaataatgctTCTAATAATTAAGCACCATTAATTTTAGCTTATAGAGAATTGCATGGTGTCTAATCAATTTTGTGATCaatttatgtaaaatattattatagtgATATATGAAGTATTTATTAGATGTGTAGTCCTAATCTTGGATTAAAGGTGTTTATTAAGGCTATGGAGTCGATTTTgaattagttgtttaagttcaaaaaaattgggtctTATGTTCATATtcgtttttatataattgtaaatccatttTTAAGTCAGATTAAATCGAAttcaattataatattaaataaataacagATCATAAATTCTGTTTTAAACGCCCTATCTTAAATATCCTACTTTTGATATGTTTCATCTTAtgtagataaattttttttaatctactCCTAATATTCACTAATTTGGTTGTCAATGGTCAATTGTTAAAACACTTAACTAGTGAACTTTTTAAGCGTTAGTATTATATTAGCTAGCTTGGGCATCTCATTATAAAGATGTGCAATAAAATAAACGAAAAGGGGAAATTTGGTAAACAAAAACAATAGTAATTTATTATTCTAATGCTGTTGATAGTTCTCATTTAATTGGATTTAAAGGACTTAAACTTACGCaattttactcttttttatGATAGCATTAATAAAAGATTTATTATCAGTATATTTTTGGTGTCAATTATCATGTACaacttttaataaattaaatagaatgtgtacgtaattttattattattttgctatAATCTATTATAATTTTACCATAGCTTTCAACAATTGATTAGAGACTATgataaagaaatttattttgatcacaaaatcaagtgtaaaaaaaaaaaaacaacttcaacatataataatcataatcgtAGTTTAAGTAAAAAGAGAACATGACATATAGGCTATGGGCTGTCCTTAGCTTTCTTTGAATTATAacttaaaacaataaaatttggcaatgaattaaatcaaataaaatctcacgttattaaatttttatatattaatttttagagtacataataaatcatatgACCGCAattatcagtttaaacttttggttgcgttggttccttaacatgaTATTAAAAGACTATGTGACGGAAGGTCCCGGGTCCAAATTTCATCTACCCCTCATCAAAATGAAATATTTCACGCTAAGTGTAAGAAGAGCTTATGATGCATGCATACTTCTAGCTCAAAGAATTTTGTGTGAGGGGGCATATTAGAGTACATAACATATCTTGGAGTCTTAatattagcttaaacttttgattgagatagttctttaatattaataattatttaaaaagatttttttattgagAGTCGAATTTATCTCAATTGAAAAATTGTATCACTTTTCTAAATAATGTGTTTGGTTCACTTCTCATCTAGGTTTTCCTTCTCTTAACCGaacttataataaaataaattaatttttttattaatagtaaaaaaataaataatgggaCGAATAATTCATGAAGGTAAAGAATGagaaatatgaaatatttgccaaaaccgttacgatgttaagaattTAGAtgaacgatacaaacaacaatgaacaaaacaatgtttgataatgtaaactaagcaaatagacacaaagatttaaggaggttcacccaccgatggctacgtcctccgtcgcgtgtagtttctgtttatattatatcaatggagtataaaatactctcacaaatgaagtattacaattgtgtaagagataaaaacaaaaggttttgtgttggcttaggggttgtgtatGATATGTCTATTGAGTGAGTATGAAAGCtttatatatagtactaggtacattaATGTCAATTGCTCACTGAATACAGGATTAATATTGAATAACGAATGATATGAAACAGCTCCAAAatcttgaaaggtcgaaaaacagcatcctaggcaCATCAGtggatccgctcgaccggaacagagagctcgctcggtcgagcgagctacagACACCTTCTGGATGCATTATGTCTGACAGCTCGACCAACCAAGAAAACTCGCTCGATTGAGCGGCTCGGTCAAGCGACCATCAGACTTCCTCTGTTAGAATTCTGTTCGAGCAAGCATCTACCAAagccctttgcacttcttcactaatcatcattaacaccaataatttcCATAAATACTCTTCCacaataaatcacacttaaacactACAATCATTAAGTTAACAACTTAATCTCCTATATTATCACACCCATTGAATTTCAAACCCAAGAGTCATACATAAATGCACTCATCAAATGTGCATTCAAGTCACGTAATTCATAACAAAATAGATCGATCAAGTTTTAATAGATGTATGTGAGTGGGACAATACGATGATGTGGAATGTGGCTATGAGAGAACATGGCGGACATCTATGACAGAAATCCTGACAGAAATCCTAATCACCTTAATCTTTATACAATCCAATAGACCAATGGGGAGACTCGAAGCAGCTTCATCAATAATTCACTCCAATCACTGCCACATGCGACCTACAATATTACACCTCATCTATCATAACAACTGTCTTGTTACGTTTTCTAGATCTTCCACATCATGTAATTTAGGATATTGGGGTGATACTTGGTTTTGTCCTTATTTATCGATTACTATGGATACGccttatcatcattatca
This genomic stretch from Amaranthus tricolor cultivar Red isolate AtriRed21 chromosome 9, ASM2621246v1, whole genome shotgun sequence harbors:
- the LOC130824530 gene encoding WAT1-related protein At4g30420-like isoform X2, producing MGALEDNLPTMAMISMQVLYAAMALLNRAALVKGMSPRVFIFYRQTIATLVISPVAYFTRVTLNQTMYFEGLYLASSSIASATSNLIPAVTFMTAAIMGLEQINIKTLSSAAKIIGTTFCVGGAICMALLRGPKLFISSLQLPQSNSQLLQFLGVDNTWLLGCLCLFASSCCWSLWLILQVPATARYPDHLSLSAWMCFLSMLQSGTIALFMEPDPASWNLTSSLELTCCFFSGVLGSGVQFFVQSWCISRRGPFYAAMFTPLATVLTTVFACIFLHEQLYVGSLLGATAVIIGLYVVLWGKSQELKSKLDPISATYPVKMPHEEINDQIDLEQPLLTNNSNNASNN
- the LOC130824530 gene encoding WAT1-related protein At4g30420-like isoform X1, whose product is MGALEDNLPTMAMISMQVLYAAMALLNRAALVKGMSPRVFIFYRQTIATLVISPVAYFTRKRSNTPSMGFKCFLLIFITAFIGVTLNQTMYFEGLYLASSSIASATSNLIPAVTFMTAAIMGLEQINIKTLSSAAKIIGTTFCVGGAICMALLRGPKLFISSLQLPQSNSQLLQFLGVDNTWLLGCLCLFASSCCWSLWLILQVPATARYPDHLSLSAWMCFLSMLQSGTIALFMEPDPASWNLTSSLELTCCFFSGVLGSGVQFFVQSWCISRRGPFYAAMFTPLATVLTTVFACIFLHEQLYVGSLLGATAVIIGLYVVLWGKSQELKSKLDPISATYPVKMPHEEINDQIDLEQPLLTNNSNNASNN